The following are from one region of the Phormidium sp. PBR-2020 genome:
- a CDS encoding Uma2 family endonuclease has translation MIRVLDSPKIQSLAEFLELPETEPACEYIDGKIYQKVMPQGKHSKLQIELASAINAQGKPSKLAYAFTELRVTIGGRSLVPDISVFNGSRIPLDERGEVENQIKIAPDWLIEILSPGQSQTRVMDKIIFCLNQGTELGWFVDPQERLIMVFRGDRLPSVKAESEIVPVLSCFTGWDISVNQVFDLLMF, from the coding sequence ATGATTCGAGTTTTGGATTCGCCCAAAATTCAGTCTTTGGCTGAGTTTTTAGAGTTACCTGAGACGGAACCGGCTTGTGAGTATATTGATGGAAAAATTTATCAGAAAGTGATGCCCCAGGGAAAACATAGCAAATTGCAAATTGAGTTAGCGTCTGCTATCAATGCCCAGGGCAAGCCTTCAAAATTAGCCTATGCGTTTACGGAATTAAGAGTGACGATTGGTGGGCGTTCTCTGGTTCCCGATATTTCAGTGTTTAATGGGTCTCGTATTCCTCTGGATGAGCGGGGAGAGGTGGAAAATCAGATTAAAATTGCCCCAGATTGGCTGATTGAAATTCTCTCTCCTGGACAAAGTCAGACTCGGGTGATGGATAAAATAATTTTTTGTCTCAATCAGGGGACGGAATTGGGCTGGTTTGTCGATCCGCAAGAACGCTTAATCATGGTCTTTCGGGGCGATCGCCTACCCAGTGTTAAGGCGGAGTCGGAGATTGTGCCGGTGTTAAGCTGTTTTACGGGTTGGGATATTTCGGTGAATCAGGTGTTTGATTTGTTGATGTTTTGA
- a CDS encoding PEP-CTERM sorting domain-containing protein produces the protein MKTMTTLTQKTLTFTAGAAIALGGLVVGVNPAVAGPLNPINDFGDTLDEFGKGSGKDCQTTECSLQSELDFYTTDGPGIDVYDFLAQEYFPTSSILSTLMFEIAGFKDYNSFGVYARHDRDENNKPNNLIEIFKGSDSGVFSTAFTQADLAGLGSEFGFYLTNKNDKTFYTEHALNHNGNQHAVIYGGNNSTFNINGSEINFLPGDFILAFEDLEEGRRSADWDYQDMVVHVRMASVPEPSLLLGLGAMAGSLFATRKRKRG, from the coding sequence ATGAAAACGATGACAACTTTAACCCAAAAAACCTTGACTTTCACCGCTGGAGCTGCGATCGCCCTAGGTGGATTGGTGGTGGGAGTGAACCCCGCCGTTGCCGGCCCTCTCAACCCCATTAATGATTTTGGTGACACCCTAGATGAGTTCGGTAAAGGCTCTGGGAAGGACTGCCAAACCACAGAGTGCAGTTTGCAGTCGGAATTAGATTTTTACACAACCGACGGCCCCGGAATTGATGTTTACGACTTCCTCGCCCAAGAATATTTTCCCACCAGCAGCATCCTCTCAACGCTGATGTTTGAAATTGCTGGATTCAAGGACTACAACAGTTTTGGGGTTTATGCTCGGCATGATCGGGATGAGAATAATAAGCCCAACAACCTGATTGAAATTTTTAAAGGTTCGGATAGTGGTGTTTTTTCAACAGCATTCACCCAAGCAGATCTGGCTGGTTTGGGTAGCGAGTTTGGCTTCTATCTCACCAATAAAAATGATAAAACCTTCTATACGGAACATGCCCTGAATCACAACGGCAATCAACATGCTGTCATTTATGGCGGCAATAACAGTACCTTTAACATCAACGGCAGCGAAATCAACTTTCTTCCCGGTGACTTCATCCTTGCTTTTGAAGACTTAGAAGAAGGTCGCCGATCTGCAGACTGGGATTACCAAGATATGGTCGTCCACGTCAGAATGGCCTCTGTCCCTGAGCCTTCTCTTCTCCTCGGCTTAGGAGCGATGGCTGGCTCCCTATTTGCAACCCGCAAACGCAAACGCGGCTAG
- a CDS encoding response regulator: protein MDDTFSQQHPLRILLAEDNLVNQKVLLRLLKRLGYEADVANNGLEAVEAVRHTVYDVILMDIQMPRMDGIKATEQIFAEWSPPERPQVIAVTANVLPEYERACEAVGMVGFVTKPVSLKTISEALRGCQMTERQPVE from the coding sequence ATGGATGATACCTTTAGCCAGCAACACCCATTACGCATCCTTTTAGCCGAAGATAATCTCGTCAATCAAAAGGTGCTGTTACGGTTGTTGAAACGGTTAGGATATGAGGCGGATGTGGCGAATAATGGCCTAGAGGCGGTGGAGGCAGTTCGCCACACGGTCTATGATGTCATCCTCATGGATATTCAAATGCCCAGGATGGATGGGATTAAGGCAACGGAACAAATTTTTGCCGAATGGTCCCCCCCGGAACGTCCTCAGGTGATTGCGGTGACGGCAAATGTCCTCCCGGAATATGAGCGGGCCTGTGAGGCGGTGGGGATGGTGGGATTTGTCACGAAGCCGGTGAGTCTGAAAACGATCTCTGAGGCCTTGAGGGGTTGTCAGATGACGGAACGGCAACCGGTCGAATAA
- a CDS encoding ComF family protein, giving the protein MVRLLDSVLDLFLRSNCPLCDRPLQGHELCLACQRRLQDCRQPKRFQQWQGTPPLFAWGTYQGSLKRAIAALKYENQPQLARPLGHLMGDAWRQSPGLPKSLVVVPIPMHPEKQRQRGFNQAERLARYFCHLTGFPLADKGLKRVKNTEALFSLTPQQRQQTLRRAIALGESFQRRPPRHPVLLFDDIYTTGSTTGEAIALLRRHQIPVAGVAVLAKTQGPSHPASRS; this is encoded by the coding sequence ATGGTGCGTCTGCTGGATTCTGTTCTCGACCTCTTTTTACGCTCCAACTGTCCCCTGTGCGATCGCCCCCTTCAGGGACATGAACTCTGTCTGGCCTGTCAACGCCGCCTCCAGGACTGTCGACAGCCCAAACGGTTTCAGCAATGGCAGGGAACTCCCCCTCTGTTTGCCTGGGGAACTTACCAGGGCAGCCTGAAACGGGCGATCGCCGCCCTCAAATATGAGAATCAGCCTCAACTGGCCCGTCCCCTCGGGCATCTCATGGGCGACGCTTGGCGACAGTCCCCCGGTTTACCGAAGTCCCTCGTCGTGGTTCCTATTCCCATGCACCCGGAAAAACAGCGTCAACGGGGCTTCAATCAAGCTGAACGCCTGGCGAGGTATTTTTGTCATTTAACCGGCTTTCCCTTAGCGGATAAGGGCTTGAAACGCGTTAAAAACACCGAAGCCCTATTCAGCTTAACCCCCCAACAGCGTCAGCAAACCTTACGGCGGGCGATCGCCCTGGGGGAGTCATTTCAGCGTCGTCCTCCCCGTCATCCAGTGTTGCTATTCGATGATATTTATACCACCGGAAGCACCACCGGGGAGGCGATCGCCCTATTAAGGCGGCATCAGATTCCCGTGGCTGGGGTAGCGGTTCTGGCAAAAACCCAGGGGCCATCCCACCCCGCTTCTCGCTCCTAA
- a CDS encoding tetratricopeptide repeat protein, translating into MLRRIIQGIINFFRGLFGTKAPQEPATPPQSPLSDSESEYYFLQLLDGVSQGWTGVKVERFFQMLGDRASDDHWIAWLHRFDEARQLDGRPQGELGQQLVALSQVSSRHLATLAGEIGRKLCDQAGVSTSASTAAPTPTTDPEPASESQVSDPQGEPASSSAPDDRKQQAQQWMERSLEQLNQENNEAALLGFDRVLDLDPQNLRALIYRGDALAELKRFREALAAYEQAVQVDPNSAEAWSHLGDLQHEMKRPQAALESWDKALAINPDDIQTWIHRGVALGLQLQRWDEALATWEKALELDRHDSDIWFRRGVALASLERWQEAIDSWDRALELNPYFRDAWINKGVALQKLGRYEEAIEANNRALGLDQGQQPTTASGDLKASVVEPDANRPRDSSSDAEEVEQLYRQAQEQAQAQKYHAALRFLERAIALNPEDARLWRERSLNYQALEQFEDVLTACDRLLEIDAEDLQAHRLRAQTLQQLHRWEDANSTWDAVLERQADDRQAWMNKGIVLQKLGRYAEAIDANKRAI; encoded by the coding sequence ATGCTGAGGCGGATTATACAGGGGATTATCAACTTTTTTCGAGGCTTGTTTGGCACAAAAGCCCCCCAAGAACCTGCCACACCTCCCCAGTCTCCATTGAGCGACAGCGAATCGGAATACTATTTTCTGCAACTCCTCGATGGCGTGAGTCAGGGCTGGACGGGGGTCAAAGTGGAGCGATTTTTCCAGATGTTGGGCGATCGCGCCTCAGATGACCATTGGATCGCCTGGTTGCACCGCTTCGACGAGGCCCGACAGCTCGACGGCCGCCCCCAAGGGGAACTCGGGCAGCAACTGGTTGCCCTCAGTCAAGTGAGTTCACGGCATCTGGCCACCTTAGCGGGAGAGATTGGGCGAAAACTCTGTGATCAAGCTGGAGTATCCACCAGTGCCTCAACTGCCGCGCCAACTCCGACCACGGACCCAGAACCCGCCTCAGAATCTCAGGTTTCAGACCCTCAAGGCGAGCCAGCCTCCAGTTCCGCCCCAGACGACCGGAAGCAACAAGCCCAACAGTGGATGGAGCGATCGCTCGAACAACTCAATCAAGAAAACAACGAGGCCGCCTTACTGGGGTTTGATCGCGTCTTGGACTTAGATCCCCAGAACCTGCGGGCCCTGATTTATCGCGGTGATGCCCTGGCGGAACTGAAGCGGTTTCGCGAAGCCCTCGCCGCCTATGAGCAAGCGGTGCAAGTTGATCCGAACTCCGCCGAAGCCTGGAGTCATCTGGGGGACTTGCAACATGAAATGAAACGCCCCCAAGCGGCCCTAGAAAGTTGGGATAAGGCCCTGGCCATTAACCCTGACGATATCCAAACCTGGATTCACCGAGGGGTCGCCTTAGGCTTACAACTCCAGCGTTGGGATGAAGCCCTCGCCACCTGGGAAAAAGCCTTAGAACTCGATCGCCATGACTCCGATATTTGGTTCCGTCGTGGCGTGGCCTTGGCCAGTTTAGAACGTTGGCAAGAGGCCATCGACAGTTGGGATAGAGCCTTAGAACTCAATCCCTACTTCCGAGATGCGTGGATTAATAAAGGAGTCGCCCTACAGAAGTTAGGTCGTTACGAGGAAGCCATTGAAGCCAATAATCGCGCTCTCGGCTTAGATCAAGGCCAACAGCCAACAACAGCCTCGGGGGATCTCAAAGCCTCAGTGGTTGAACCTGACGCCAATCGTCCCCGCGACAGTTCCAGTGATGCCGAAGAAGTCGAGCAGCTTTACCGCCAGGCCCAAGAACAGGCCCAAGCCCAAAAGTATCATGCGGCCCTGCGCTTTCTCGAACGGGCCATTGCCCTCAATCCCGAAGATGCCCGACTTTGGCGAGAACGGAGTTTAAATTATCAGGCCCTCGAACAATTTGAGGACGTTTTGACCGCCTGCGATCGCCTCCTAGAGATTGACGCCGAAGACCTCCAAGCCCATCGCCTACGGGCCCAAACCCTACAACAGCTTCATCGCTGGGAAGACGCCAACAGCACCTGGGATGCTGTCCTCGAACGTCAAGCCGATGACCGACAAGCCTGGATGAACAAAGGCATCGTCCTCCAAAAACTCGGCCGCTACGCCGAAGCGATCGACGCCAACAAACGGGCCATCTAA
- a CDS encoding ABC transporter ATP-binding protein/permease: MFLGLIVLLTLASPPPSSYRQLLPYLRPHRRTIAAAIACTLGFTLFWPILGWLAGRIAEYIGEGNVDAIAQLAAWSALIFLVRGAVQYGQDALMAKAAFATAFDVRCQAYAHLQRLSLDYFATAKTGDLSYRLTEDVDRIGEVVNKVFHQFLPSVLQLVVVLGYMVWLNWQLTLATFIIAPVMAGLIGWFGDRLLQVSRRSQSQISNLASLLTELFAGMRLVQGFAAEEYANYRFSQAADLNRRTKYSAEQLKALQFVVVGFLEAMSVLLLFFLGAWQISQGNLTGGGFVSYIAAVAMLIDPISLVTSNYNEFKQGEASVDRIFELLNLQPSVQESPGAIALPPITGKLEFSGVCFAYKSPRDENSEGNSSTESPTWILDQLNLLIPPGETVALVGASGAGKSTLINLIPRFYQPQRGQILLDGVDVSQVTLKSLRRQIGIVPQDTVLFAGTVAQNIAFGQEEFDIQQVRDAAQVANAHEFISDLPDGYFTLLGERGVTLSGGQRQRLAIARAVLLNPSILILDEATSALDSESEALVQEALERITCDRTVLIIAHRLATVRRADRILVMERGQLIESGTHPELLAANGRYAQFYAQQFH; the protein is encoded by the coding sequence ATGTTCCTGGGTTTGATCGTTCTTTTGACCTTAGCCTCGCCACCGCCATCGAGTTACCGACAACTTCTGCCTTATCTGCGTCCTCATCGTCGTACGATCGCCGCTGCGATCGCCTGTACCCTCGGATTTACCCTCTTTTGGCCGATTCTCGGCTGGCTGGCGGGACGGATTGCTGAATATATCGGGGAGGGCAATGTGGATGCAATTGCCCAGTTGGCGGCTTGGAGTGCCTTGATTTTTTTGGTCCGTGGGGCGGTTCAATATGGCCAGGATGCGTTGATGGCTAAGGCGGCCTTTGCGACGGCGTTCGATGTCCGCTGTCAGGCCTATGCTCATCTACAACGCCTCAGTCTGGATTATTTTGCCACGGCGAAAACGGGGGATCTCTCCTATCGCCTCACGGAGGATGTCGATCGCATTGGGGAAGTGGTCAATAAGGTCTTTCACCAGTTCTTACCCAGTGTCTTGCAATTGGTTGTGGTTCTCGGCTATATGGTCTGGTTGAATTGGCAACTGACTCTGGCGACGTTTATCATTGCCCCGGTGATGGCGGGGTTGATTGGCTGGTTTGGCGATCGCCTCTTACAGGTGTCCCGTCGCAGTCAAAGCCAAATCTCCAATTTAGCCTCGTTACTGACGGAACTGTTCGCCGGAATGCGTTTAGTGCAGGGATTTGCGGCGGAAGAGTATGCGAATTATCGCTTCTCCCAAGCGGCGGATCTCAACCGACGTACGAAATACAGTGCTGAACAACTGAAGGCCCTTCAGTTTGTGGTGGTGGGGTTCCTTGAAGCCATGAGTGTGCTGTTGCTGTTCTTTCTGGGGGCCTGGCAAATCTCTCAGGGGAATCTCACGGGAGGCGGCTTTGTCAGCTATATTGCGGCGGTGGCCATGTTGATTGACCCGATTTCTCTGGTCACCAGTAATTACAATGAGTTCAAACAGGGGGAAGCCTCGGTCGATCGCATCTTTGAGTTGCTGAATCTTCAACCGTCCGTGCAGGAGTCCCCCGGGGCGATCGCCCTACCCCCCATTACGGGCAAATTGGAGTTTTCTGGGGTCTGTTTCGCCTATAAATCCCCCAGGGACGAGAACTCTGAGGGCAACTCTTCGACTGAGTCCCCCACTTGGATCTTAGATCAGCTCAATTTACTCATCCCCCCTGGAGAAACCGTGGCCCTGGTGGGGGCTTCCGGGGCGGGAAAATCGACTCTCATCAATCTCATTCCTCGCTTCTATCAACCCCAACGGGGTCAGATTCTCCTGGATGGGGTGGATGTGAGTCAGGTGACGCTGAAGAGTTTACGCCGACAAATTGGCATTGTGCCTCAAGATACGGTCTTGTTTGCCGGAACCGTGGCCCAGAATATCGCCTTTGGCCAGGAGGAGTTTGATATTCAACAGGTGAGAGACGCGGCCCAGGTGGCGAATGCCCATGAGTTTATCTCAGACCTCCCTGATGGCTATTTCACCCTCTTAGGAGAACGGGGGGTTACCCTCTCAGGGGGACAACGGCAACGGTTGGCGATCGCCCGGGCGGTGTTGCTCAATCCCAGTATCCTGATTTTAGATGAGGCCACCTCGGCCCTCGACTCAGAATCTGAGGCCCTGGTGCAAGAAGCCCTAGAACGGATTACCTGCGATCGCACCGTGTTGATTATCGCCCACCGCCTCGCCACCGTCCGCCGGGCCGATCGCATCCTGGTCATGGAACGAGGACAATTGATTGAGTCGGGAACCCACCCGGAACTCCTGGCCGCCAACGGCCGTTACGCTCAATTCTATGCCCAGCAGTTCCATTGA
- a CDS encoding DUF4112 domain-containing protein — translation MTSPLDSPQTEDVDYDLPTVNRLRRLSYILDNSIPVPGTGYRIGIDPLLGLVPVWGDVAGAILSAYIVVNALKLGISRKVLLTMIYNILAETIIGVVPVLGNIFDATWKANMRNMRLLEGYIGSPSPGRKVSLGFVLLVVLGGLLLLVVGLVLMVLLLGWLIGQVWG, via the coding sequence ATGACTTCACCGCTGGACTCTCCGCAAACCGAGGATGTAGATTATGATCTGCCCACGGTGAATCGCCTCCGCCGTCTGAGTTACATTCTTGATAATTCCATTCCTGTTCCGGGGACGGGGTATCGCATTGGTATCGACCCGCTTTTGGGGTTAGTGCCGGTTTGGGGAGATGTGGCTGGGGCGATTTTGTCGGCCTATATTGTGGTGAATGCCCTGAAGCTGGGGATTTCCCGTAAGGTTCTGCTGACGATGATTTATAACATTCTGGCGGAGACCATTATTGGGGTGGTTCCGGTTTTGGGCAACATTTTTGATGCTACGTGGAAGGCGAATATGCGCAATATGCGGCTATTGGAGGGGTATATTGGTAGTCCTAGTCCAGGTCGTAAGGTGAGTTTGGGCTTTGTGTTGTTGGTGGTTCTTGGGGGGCTGTTGTTGCTGGTGGTGGGATTGGTTTTGATGGTGCTTCTGTTGGGATGGTTGATTGGTCAGGTTTGGGGGTGA
- a CDS encoding phosphoglucomutase/phosphomannomutase family protein — MPFQINPIHFGTDGWRGTIAADFTFERVAQVAPVAAAVLERHYGQSARSRQVVVGYDRRFMAEDFAQLAADCLVAAGFDVLLSESYASTPAFSWAAHHHGALGAIVMTASHNPARYLGLKVKGAFGGSVSPEVTQEIEARLNSGEAVTAQEPGTLKTFDPWTDFCADLRTKVDIEGIRQVLQSGQLTVFADVMHGAAAGGLAKILDAPIQELNSDRDPLFGGGAPEPLPKNLAGLFEAIKSHRLNSQGLAVGLVFDGDGDRIAAVDSEGNFLSSQTLIPILMEHLAVRKGLSGQIVKTVSGSDLIPRLAKLYELPLLETPIGFKYIADIMLSQDVLLGGEESGGIGYNTHIPERDALLSALYVLEAVVQSGKGLGLLYQDLQEKTEFISMYDRIDLPLGSMAVRQALVDELEQHPPQTIAQKAVESCQTTDGYKFRLQDGSWLLVRFSGTEPVLRLYCEGPSLEEVHQTLNWARDWAQGVEASMA, encoded by the coding sequence ATGCCGTTTCAGATTAATCCGATCCATTTTGGCACTGATGGTTGGCGCGGAACCATTGCTGCTGATTTTACCTTTGAACGGGTGGCACAGGTGGCCCCAGTGGCGGCGGCTGTGTTAGAACGCCATTATGGTCAATCGGCGCGATCGCGTCAGGTGGTGGTGGGTTACGATCGCCGCTTCATGGCGGAGGATTTCGCGCAACTGGCGGCGGATTGTTTGGTGGCAGCGGGCTTTGATGTGTTACTGTCTGAGTCCTATGCCTCAACCCCGGCCTTTAGTTGGGCGGCCCATCATCACGGGGCCCTAGGGGCGATTGTGATGACTGCCAGTCATAATCCGGCCCGCTATCTGGGCCTCAAGGTGAAAGGGGCCTTTGGCGGTTCGGTGTCGCCGGAGGTAACCCAGGAGATTGAGGCCCGCTTAAACTCTGGAGAAGCGGTGACGGCCCAAGAACCGGGAACCCTCAAGACCTTTGACCCCTGGACCGACTTTTGTGCTGATTTACGCACCAAGGTCGATATTGAGGGGATTCGGCAAGTGTTACAGTCGGGCCAGTTGACGGTGTTTGCGGATGTGATGCATGGGGCCGCCGCCGGAGGCTTGGCGAAAATTTTAGATGCCCCAATTCAGGAACTCAACAGCGATCGCGATCCCCTGTTTGGTGGCGGGGCCCCGGAACCTCTCCCCAAAAATCTGGCAGGATTGTTTGAAGCCATTAAGAGTCATCGCCTCAACAGTCAGGGGTTAGCGGTTGGCTTAGTCTTTGATGGGGACGGCGATCGCATTGCAGCGGTGGACAGTGAGGGGAATTTCCTCAGTTCCCAGACGCTCATCCCGATTCTCATGGAACATTTGGCGGTTCGCAAGGGACTCTCAGGACAGATTGTCAAAACCGTCAGTGGGTCTGATTTGATTCCCCGTTTGGCTAAACTCTATGAGTTACCCCTGTTGGAAACCCCCATTGGCTTTAAATACATCGCCGATATCATGTTGAGCCAGGATGTGTTGCTGGGTGGGGAAGAGTCGGGGGGAATTGGCTATAACACCCATATTCCCGAACGAGATGCCTTATTGTCGGCGTTATATGTCCTAGAGGCGGTGGTGCAATCGGGTAAGGGGTTAGGATTGCTCTACCAGGATTTACAGGAGAAAACCGAGTTTATCTCCATGTATGATCGCATTGATTTACCGTTAGGCAGTATGGCGGTGCGTCAGGCGTTGGTAGATGAGTTGGAACAGCATCCCCCGCAGACTATTGCCCAAAAAGCTGTTGAGAGTTGTCAAACCACCGATGGCTACAAGTTCCGCTTGCAAGATGGAAGTTGGCTATTGGTTCGCTTTAGTGGCACGGAACCGGTGTTACGCCTGTATTGTGAGGGGCCAAGTCTGGAGGAGGTGCATCAAACCCTGAACTGGGCCCGGGATTGGGCCCAAGGGGTGGAAGCCTCTATGGCTTAG